A stretch of DNA from Natrinema halophilum:
TCAGAGTGAAACTATGAACAGAAGCCTGGCAAGCGGTGTCTTCTCAGTCGTTAGTGCAAAAATCATCGTTCTCTTTGTTACTGCACTCTCAACGCCGCTCCTATACAGATTCCTTGGCGCATCGGCATTCGGGGAATATGCAATTTTGCTCTCAGTTTTCGCGATTTACATGATCTTCATTAGCTCAGGAATCACTGATGGTGTCAGAAAATTCCTTGCCGAAGACCGCGGCGTAGCTAATTGGAGCGAACATGTCGTCGGATTTTACTTTCGATTAGCGGTTCTCCTTTCCGTCCTCGGCGCCCTGTTGCTGGTTATTGCGACCAGATTCGGCCTCGTCTCCGCCGCATTTGGATCTGAATTATCAGTGTATTTTTATGTCCTGGCCGCGCTCGTCGTTTCCGCACAGTTTCGCGACTACGCTCGAAAGACGCTCATGGGATTCGGTCTCGAGCGGTATTCTGAGCCGCTGAAAATCCTTGATAAAGTCGGTTTCGTCGTGATCGCGATTCCATTGACGTACGCCGGTGTCGGGGTGATGGGGGCACTCGCGGGACATCTGATCGCGAGCCTCCTGGTCGCCGCAGTAGGACTGACACTCGTTCACCGCCAGGTCCCGTTGTCGTGCGTGTTCAGCAGTCCTCCGGAACGATTCCCCCGAAAGAAAATGCTGACGTTCAATTCGATGAGCATCGCGTTGATATTCCTACTGATGTCGCTCTATCACATCGACATCATGATGCTCCACAGATTCCGCGAAAGTGCAGCGGTTGGGAACTACAAGGCGGCGCTCACAATAGCGGAATTTCTCTGGTTCGTTCCGATGGCGATTCAGACGGTATTCGTCCACTCGACGTCGGAACTATGGTCGCAGAACCGCCTTCGAGAGATCTCCGAACTGGCATCTCGGACGACGCGCTATACGTTTCTGGTGACGGCCGTCATGGCCGTCGGACTAGCGGCATTGGCGGATGTCGCAGTGCCGCTTTACTTCGGTGTCGAAGCCATGCCTGCGATCACGCCCCTATTGTTGTTGCTCCCGGGCGCACTCGGATTCGCGCTTGCTCGTCCGATCCTTGCGATTTCGCAAGGGGAGGGGACGCTTCGGTATCCGGTCGCGGCCACCGGTGGTGCAGCGATGATTAATTTCGTACTCAACGCCGTCCTTATTCCTCCTTTCGGGATGGAAGGTGCGGCTATCGCGACCAGTATTGGGTACGGTTCGATGTTCCTGTTTCACTGCTGGAGCGCCCGCCATGTCGGCTTCGATCCGCTCGCAGATGCACGCCTCGTTCGGGCAACGCTGACTGCCGTTCTCGCGGCTGGTCCGATCCTCGCCCTCTCGACGGTGATCACGAATCCGTGGATCGCACTCGCAGTCGTTCCGCCCGTCGGGTTGCTGATATTCGTCACGTTTGCGTTACTGGTCGGTGCACTGGACCCGGCCGAGCCGTTCGAGGTGCTTTCGGCCTTTCCCGATCCGATCGGCGCGAAGGCCGATGAGGTCTACAGGTGGCTCGTAGGCGGCGAGAGTACCGAGGCGTCCCCTAACTGGTTGCAGAGCCTGCTATTCGTCGCCGGACTCTCGCTGTTACTCTCCGGTCTCGCGTTCGGAATTCTCGAACCAGGGATACAGACCGTGGCACCGTAACGGAGCGAGGGACGAGGTTCGCGTTTCAATGCCCGTTCCACACGGCTTTGCGATTGAACGCTTCGTTCAGGTTCGGATACTGCACGGTGAGTCGACCCGAGTATCTACTCGGCACAGAACCAGTGGTATTGCGGAAGCAAGAAATCTACCGACGAAAACTGTCGACAGCGGACAGTACTTCGAAGCGACTCCGCGGTCGGCGGTGATGCGTATCGAATCACTGTCTGCCCACGTTACGATTCTAACAACTCGGTTGCGCTTACGACCTCGACGTCCTTTCCGTCGATGTACTCGAGGACGTTTTTGAACGCATCTCCACTGATGCCGTCTTCGGTATCGATGTACGTGAACTGTAATACCGCGAGCTGGCCGTAGTTGGCAGCGTAGTCGACGTACCGTTTCGTCTCTTCGCCGGCAGCGCCGGAGAAGAACCCGACGTTGTACGGGTCGGTAAGCGGTAATGCGTTCGGAGCGCCTCCGAATCGAAACGCCTGCTCGTGATACTCTTCGACGAGGTCGCGAGCGGTTGGACTGAGTATGTTTCGTGGCGTAATAAAGTGCTTTGCACCGTCCTCGAACCCGAGTTTCTCGAGATGCTTCTTCGTCCGTTCGATCTTCCCCTTCTGCATATCGGGAGAAAACTCGTGGAGGAACTTCGATCCGGTCCGCGGACGGGCCGCCATGTCCCAGCCTGCGTCATTCAGTTCCTCGAGTTTGTCGATCGTGAGTCTGCCATCTTCGCCGATGGCTGCGGGAATGACTGACTCGACGCCCGGGAATTCGTAGCCTTTCATCTTCTCGTATGCGTTCGTGTAGTGGCTTTCGAGAATCCCGTCGAACAGGAGCATTACTTTCCCGGTCTGTGGCCGATCGACGACGCGAAGATCGTCGACCTGACAATCTATTGGACCGGATTGATCGTTACGTCTGCGAGCGGCCAGCCTAATCTGACGAACGTCCGCCAGATCGGGTTGCGTTTCGATCCGGCCGATACCGAAGTCCACCCGAACCCATCGGTCAGACGGCCCGATGAGCGTTCGTTGCAGCACGTGGGCGTTGCGCGAGTTCGGAGCGAACAGTTCGAGCGTGAGGCGAAGTTGTCTGCGGCCGGTAAATTTCACGGCCACAGAAACGTTCTTTCCGCTCAGGTCCATCCCATCGGGAATGCTCTTGTAGATGGACGCTGCTTCGGTCCCTTCGCTTGCCGTGAGGTGGGCCGACTGCGACCCAGCATACGGATCATCGGTTCGAGCCTCTAGCGTTCCGGCGTCGATCATAGCCGACCACTCGTCGAGTGACTCGAACCCATCGATCGATTCTCCGGGTAGTTTCGACCCA
This window harbors:
- a CDS encoding polysaccharide biosynthesis C-terminal domain-containing protein, giving the protein MNRSLASGVFSVVSAKIIVLFVTALSTPLLYRFLGASAFGEYAILLSVFAIYMIFISSGITDGVRKFLAEDRGVANWSEHVVGFYFRLAVLLSVLGALLLVIATRFGLVSAAFGSELSVYFYVLAALVVSAQFRDYARKTLMGFGLERYSEPLKILDKVGFVVIAIPLTYAGVGVMGALAGHLIASLLVAAVGLTLVHRQVPLSCVFSSPPERFPRKKMLTFNSMSIALIFLLMSLYHIDIMMLHRFRESAAVGNYKAALTIAEFLWFVPMAIQTVFVHSTSELWSQNRLREISELASRTTRYTFLVTAVMAVGLAALADVAVPLYFGVEAMPAITPLLLLLPGALGFALARPILAISQGEGTLRYPVAATGGAAMINFVLNAVLIPPFGMEGAAIATSIGYGSMFLFHCWSARHVGFDPLADARLVRATLTAVLAAGPILALSTVITNPWIALAVVPPVGLLIFVTFALLVGALDPAEPFEVLSAFPDPIGAKADEVYRWLVGGESTEASPNWLQSLLFVAGLSLLLSGLAFGILEPGIQTVAP
- a CDS encoding polysaccharide deacetylase family protein, with the translated sequence MTNRNRRSFVSTVAATGTLGLAGCLSQLEEWRGGNGSQNPSNKDPKEPSDNGSKLPGESIDGFESLDEWSAMIDAGTLEARTDDPYAGSQSAHLTASEGTEAASIYKSIPDGMDLSGKNVSVAVKFTGRRQLRLTLELFAPNSRNAHVLQRTLIGPSDRWVRVDFGIGRIETQPDLADVRQIRLAARRRNDQSGPIDCQVDDLRVVDRPQTGKVMLLFDGILESHYTNAYEKMKGYEFPGVESVIPAAIGEDGRLTIDKLEELNDAGWDMAARPRTGSKFLHEFSPDMQKGKIERTKKHLEKLGFEDGAKHFITPRNILSPTARDLVEEYHEQAFRFGGAPNALPLTDPYNVGFFSGAAGEETKRYVDYAANYGQLAVLQFTYIDTEDGISGDAFKNVLEYIDGKDVEVVSATELLES